One bacterium genomic window carries:
- a CDS encoding STAS domain-containing protein, translating into MKLKTTENNGVYLVELSGKIMGGPESAQFHEAMKHAVSNNLKKVVIDLGQVEWMNSSGIGLLVSAYTTLKNAGSEMKLARTTEKIQSLLVITKLNSVFDSHETVESAVKSFN; encoded by the coding sequence ATGAAATTGAAGACGACTGAGAACAATGGAGTTTATCTTGTCGAACTATCCGGCAAGATTATGGGCGGCCCGGAATCGGCGCAGTTCCACGAAGCGATGAAGCATGCGGTCAGCAACAATCTGAAGAAGGTTGTTATTGACCTCGGCCAAGTAGAGTGGATGAACAGCTCCGGTATCGGACTGCTGGTGTCGGCCTATACGACACTGAAAAACGCGGGCAGTGAAATGAAACTCGCTCGGACCACCGAAAAGATACAATCGCTCCTTGTCATCACGAAACTGAACTCGGTATTCGATAGCCACGAAACTGTTGAAAGCGCAGTTAAGAGCTTCAACTGA
- a CDS encoding tryptophanase, with product MRFPAEPFRIKVVEKIRRTTRDERVELLQRAGLNVFLIPADAIYVDLLTDSGTGAMSDQQWAGLMIGDESYAGSKSFFKFESAVRDITGFPNVIPTHQGRVAENLLFSTICGEGKTVISNTHFDTTRANVEMNRAEALDLPVKEALDPQLGKLWKGNMDLEKLESNLKSNKDNIPMVVMTVTNNSTGGQPVSMENIRATARLCKQHGVPFFIDCARFAENCWFIHEYEPGYKGKSIIEIARELFSYADGCWMSAKKDALVNIGGFIAMNDSELARKLQQKLILIEGFPTYGGLAGRDLEAVAIGLYEGMEQEYLQYRTAQVRYLGDMLTDAGISIVRPVGGHAVFIDAKAFCDHIPAEQFPGVALTSALYREAGIRGVEIGSLMFGHKDPKTGKHVAPHLELVRLAIPRRVYTTAHMTYVAESIVDLHKERHSIKGMRLTYEAPVLRHFTARLEEIAQ from the coding sequence ATGCGCTTTCCAGCCGAACCATTTCGAATTAAAGTTGTAGAAAAGATACGCAGAACAACGCGCGATGAACGGGTTGAACTACTGCAGCGTGCCGGACTAAACGTCTTTTTGATTCCCGCCGACGCAATTTACGTGGACTTGCTGACCGACAGCGGCACAGGTGCCATGAGCGATCAACAGTGGGCGGGACTCATGATTGGTGACGAAAGTTACGCGGGCTCGAAGAGTTTTTTCAAGTTCGAGTCGGCGGTCCGGGACATCACGGGCTTTCCCAACGTCATTCCCACTCATCAGGGGCGTGTGGCCGAGAATCTGCTTTTCTCGACTATCTGCGGAGAAGGGAAGACGGTCATTTCCAACACACATTTTGACACGACGCGCGCGAATGTCGAAATGAACCGAGCCGAAGCGCTTGACCTGCCGGTAAAAGAGGCACTTGATCCACAGCTGGGCAAGCTGTGGAAGGGGAACATGGATCTCGAAAAACTTGAGTCGAATCTTAAGTCGAACAAGGATAATATTCCGATGGTCGTGATGACCGTCACGAACAATTCCACCGGCGGTCAGCCGGTTAGTATGGAAAACATTCGGGCGACTGCCAGACTCTGCAAACAGCATGGCGTCCCGTTCTTCATTGATTGCGCACGATTCGCGGAGAACTGCTGGTTTATCCACGAATATGAGCCGGGCTACAAAGGAAAGTCGATCATTGAAATAGCGCGGGAGCTTTTCAGCTATGCCGATGGCTGCTGGATGTCAGCCAAGAAAGACGCTCTGGTGAACATTGGCGGTTTCATCGCGATGAATGACAGTGAACTGGCGCGCAAGCTGCAGCAGAAGCTCATTCTGATTGAAGGATTTCCGACTTACGGCGGGCTTGCGGGACGCGACCTTGAAGCGGTGGCCATCGGGTTGTATGAGGGGATGGAGCAGGAGTATTTGCAATACAGAACGGCTCAGGTCCGCTATCTTGGCGATATGCTTACAGACGCGGGAATTTCGATTGTGCGGCCTGTCGGCGGGCATGCGGTGTTCATTGACGCAAAGGCATTCTGCGATCATATACCCGCGGAGCAGTTTCCGGGCGTCGCGTTGACAAGCGCACTTTACCGCGAGGCGGGAATTCGCGGTGTCGAAATCGGTTCTCTCATGTTCGGGCACAAGGACCCGAAAACGGGCAAGCACGTGGCACCGCATCTTGAATTGGTCAGGCTGGCAATCCCGCGAAGAGTTTATACGACCGCTCACATGACCTATGTGGCGGAATCCATCGTCGATTTGCACAAGGAGCGGCACAGTATCAAGGGAATGCGTCTGACTTATGAGGCGCCGGTGCTCAGACACTTCACGGCCAGACTGGAAGAAATCGCGCAATGA
- a CDS encoding helix-turn-helix transcriptional regulator produces MNQNKALPINVGQRLHDARKAADMSQDELSKAVHVNRSYLSLVENGRSSPTIEFLEKVSAGLNLRVEELLLGPEAFKYLSLSPKHGYLYRGLQDLLADEEQMLLMNPSNEELEILKGIHLHPDHDPTKRFFIDALLDLRRTRY; encoded by the coding sequence ATGAACCAAAACAAAGCCCTTCCCATCAATGTCGGCCAGCGTTTGCACGATGCCCGCAAGGCCGCTGACATGTCACAAGACGAGCTGTCCAAGGCCGTCCACGTGAACCGTTCCTATTTGTCTCTGGTCGAAAACGGACGATCTTCGCCGACCATCGAGTTTCTCGAGAAGGTTTCGGCAGGACTGAATCTGCGAGTTGAGGAGCTGCTTCTCGGCCCCGAGGCGTTTAAGTACTTAAGTTTGTCCCCCAAGCACGGGTATCTGTATCGCGGGCTGCAGGACCTGCTGGCGGATGAAGAGCAGATGCTGCTGATGAATCCTTCGAACGAGGAACTTGAAATCCTGAAGGGGATTCATTTGCATCCCGATCACGACCCGACCAAGCGGTTCTTCATCGACGCACTGCTTGATCTCAGGCGCACGCGGTACTGA
- a CDS encoding pyridoxine 5'-phosphate synthase: MKPRIFVSLELYPRVASVIPGMDELDIAYAAARAGAAGIVVSAGTEAFHKSGMSLFDRPGLPLLCVHASLQQIDSVNSLGNAPDRVLISDEGRPVTHFDPVVEFRARIEGARQEVGVLVEPEPQALKQAAKAGVQWVAFPTATLNESVDANAAQQELLRLRTATMLSARNSLRVMLYGDLEQHLASAAANLEGVEEIVPIHTLWTLATRHGWEQALSIFTRWIE; encoded by the coding sequence GTGAAGCCACGCATATTTGTGTCTCTCGAGTTGTATCCTCGAGTTGCCTCTGTCATTCCCGGAATGGATGAACTCGATATTGCCTATGCCGCTGCACGTGCGGGTGCGGCGGGCATTGTCGTGAGTGCAGGGACAGAGGCCTTCCACAAGAGCGGAATGAGTCTGTTCGACCGTCCGGGACTTCCGCTGTTGTGCGTACACGCAAGTTTGCAGCAGATAGACTCGGTGAATAGTCTGGGTAACGCGCCGGACAGAGTCTTGATTTCCGATGAAGGCCGTCCTGTTACTCATTTTGATCCTGTCGTGGAGTTCCGAGCGAGAATTGAAGGAGCCCGGCAGGAAGTGGGGGTGCTTGTTGAACCGGAACCGCAAGCCCTTAAGCAGGCGGCAAAGGCGGGAGTTCAGTGGGTTGCATTTCCGACGGCAACGTTGAATGAGTCTGTGGATGCAAATGCGGCGCAACAGGAATTGCTCAGGTTGAGAACGGCGACAATGCTCTCGGCGAGAAACTCGCTTCGTGTGATGCTTTACGGTGATTTGGAACAGCATCTGGCATCTGCGGCGGCAAATCTTGAAGGTGTTGAGGAGATAGTGCCAATCCATACGCTGTGGACGCTGGCAACGCGCCATGGATGGGAACAGGCACTGAGTATTTTCACCCGTTGGATAGAGTAA
- the fbp gene encoding class 1 fructose-bisphosphatase — translation MSSLRTCTIERHFIEQQEKYPGATGELTRLMHQLAFAAKQITKEVRSAGLSDILGAAGHTNIQGEIVQKLDEISNDMIYRAFDHAGVLCCMASEEREKMIPIPNEFHYGKYTLAFDPLDGSSNIDANINVGTIFSIHRRISPDNTPGTEADLLQPGRKQVVAGYIVYGSSTMMVYTTGHGVNGFTLEPSLGEFLLSHPDMKIPQHGKYFSINMGNYHYWSEGVKKYIDHVMTPDKSRGTPYSLRYIGSMIADVHRTLLYGGIFMYPLDFKDPQNPKGKLRLLYEASPMSMVIEQAGGLSTDGTQSILDVIPKGLHDRVPLFVGSQDNVRELCRFLEEYDK, via the coding sequence ATGAGTTCCCTCCGTACATGTACCATTGAGCGGCATTTCATAGAGCAACAGGAAAAATACCCGGGCGCAACGGGAGAGTTGACCCGTCTGATGCATCAGCTGGCATTTGCAGCAAAACAAATCACCAAAGAAGTGCGCAGCGCGGGACTGTCCGACATTCTCGGAGCCGCAGGGCACACGAATATTCAGGGCGAAATCGTGCAGAAGCTGGATGAAATCAGCAATGACATGATTTACAGAGCGTTCGATCATGCCGGAGTTCTCTGCTGCATGGCCTCCGAAGAGCGCGAGAAAATGATACCGATTCCCAATGAGTTTCATTACGGGAAATACACATTGGCGTTCGATCCGCTGGACGGAAGTTCGAATATTGACGCGAATATCAATGTCGGCACCATATTCTCGATTCACCGGCGAATCAGTCCCGACAACACGCCGGGAACCGAGGCCGATTTGCTGCAGCCGGGGAGAAAGCAGGTTGTGGCAGGGTATATTGTTTACGGAAGCTCGACCATGATGGTTTACACCACGGGGCACGGAGTGAACGGATTTACGTTGGAGCCGTCGCTGGGCGAGTTTCTGCTTTCACATCCGGACATGAAGATTCCGCAGCACGGGAAGTACTTCAGTATCAATATGGGAAACTACCATTATTGGAGCGAAGGTGTCAAAAAATACATTGACCATGTCATGACTCCGGACAAGTCTCGCGGGACGCCCTATTCACTGCGTTACATCGGCTCGATGATTGCCGATGTGCATAGAACGCTGTTGTACGGCGGGATCTTTATGTACCCGCTCGATTTCAAGGATCCTCAGAATCCGAAAGGCAAACTCCGGCTGCTTTATGAGGCATCACCGATGTCGATGGTGATCGAGCAGGCGGGCGGACTTTCGACGGACGGCACGCAATCCATTCTCGACGTTATTCCCAAGGGACTGCATGACCGTGTACCGCTGTTTGTCGGCTCGCAGGACAATGTGCGCGAACTCTGCCGTTTTCTTGAAGAGTACGACAAGTAG
- a CDS encoding glycosyltransferase family 39 protein, whose amino-acid sequence MRPRGRFAFWAVWAVFSTGFLVCRWGLFDPVFYNVDEAEYAVGAQALSQGLLPGLDLIGSTKPPAIVFLYWCVFAVLGESLLVIQVTGIVLWFIALALTMRLGQRLLPDVPVWASALSFFLLANSFGPPRDLHALNVELPGVVFTLASLLLLTRVRLNRTLMVAGTLLGIAVMFRQSLVFFAIPAMILLLPLRTREVVPFAAGVVLPWLVLLIPYMQRDGLGWAYESWVRFPMMYAGDTGIAGFLLAAWYTTIEIIRQAVVPFLLAFAGIYLAFKARNRVILAMLIASALAVSSGSRFFEHYYIQALPVMALLAALSAIELVKRGGWIERGVKASLAVGAIMAILHFPLWRIWDPSAPPKGVSAESLDLGGLEIELAEFAAQQSFPNERIFVWGYCPQIYFHSKRTPAVRDFLCEYVTGYSPFSTSPRPYARPDAMEMMIEDLKKNQPKLIFDLSFVEYYPYSFTRYPLSNYPHLADYIRTNYHPAAQAGPVPIYALASN is encoded by the coding sequence ATGCGCCCACGCGGGCGCTTTGCATTTTGGGCCGTATGGGCCGTATTTTCGACAGGTTTTCTGGTTTGCCGCTGGGGATTGTTTGATCCGGTCTTTTACAACGTTGACGAAGCTGAATATGCGGTCGGTGCGCAAGCGCTGTCACAAGGACTGCTGCCCGGGCTTGACTTGATTGGTTCGACCAAACCGCCGGCAATTGTATTCCTCTATTGGTGCGTGTTTGCCGTGTTGGGCGAGTCGCTGCTGGTCATTCAGGTGACCGGGATTGTGCTGTGGTTTATCGCGCTGGCACTGACGATGCGGCTTGGTCAGCGATTGTTACCGGATGTTCCGGTATGGGCCTCAGCGCTGAGTTTTTTCCTGCTTGCCAACAGTTTTGGTCCGCCGCGGGACTTGCATGCGCTGAACGTCGAGCTGCCGGGAGTTGTGTTTACACTTGCATCCTTGCTCCTCTTGACCCGTGTCAGGCTGAACCGAACATTGATGGTTGCCGGGACTTTGCTTGGGATTGCGGTAATGTTCCGGCAGAGCCTCGTGTTTTTCGCAATTCCGGCAATGATATTGTTACTTCCTCTGCGCACAAGGGAGGTTGTGCCGTTTGCAGCAGGTGTGGTCCTGCCGTGGCTTGTGCTGCTCATTCCATACATGCAGCGAGACGGATTGGGCTGGGCCTATGAGTCGTGGGTACGATTTCCCATGATGTATGCAGGAGACACGGGAATTGCAGGATTCCTGCTGGCGGCATGGTATACAACGATTGAAATCATCCGGCAGGCTGTTGTTCCGTTCCTGCTGGCATTTGCCGGAATCTATCTTGCATTCAAGGCAAGGAACCGTGTCATTCTGGCGATGCTGATTGCCTCGGCTCTTGCCGTTTCCTCCGGCTCGCGCTTCTTTGAGCACTATTATATTCAGGCATTGCCGGTGATGGCGCTGCTTGCCGCGCTATCCGCAATCGAACTCGTCAAGCGAGGCGGCTGGATTGAACGAGGGGTGAAGGCAAGTCTAGCGGTCGGAGCCATCATGGCGATCCTGCATTTTCCGTTGTGGCGAATCTGGGATCCCTCCGCGCCGCCCAAGGGAGTTTCCGCTGAATCCCTGGATTTGGGCGGGCTGGAAATTGAATTGGCGGAGTTCGCAGCTCAGCAGAGTTTTCCCAACGAGAGAATTTTCGTATGGGGATATTGTCCGCAGATATACTTTCACTCAAAGCGCACGCCGGCGGTACGCGACTTTCTGTGTGAATATGTGACGGGATATTCACCGTTTTCCACCAGTCCGCGACCGTATGCCCGTCCGGACGCGATGGAGATGATGATCGAAGACTTGAAGAAGAATCAGCCGAAACTGATTTTTGATCTGTCGTTTGTTGAGTATTATCCATACTCGTTTACTCGGTATCCGCTTTCCAATTATCCGCATTTAGCAGACTACATACGCACGAATTACCACCCTGCCGCGCAGGCCGGGCCGGTACCCATCTATGCACTGGCTTCCAATTAG
- a CDS encoding HAD family phosphatase, with protein sequence MIKAVFFDFDGTLIDSIPAHVIAWEQILGEIGIHLDDHYVQMNEGEKAEDTVARLLAEHGLDYSAEQQEALIEKKRMLYRSMAPKGLIPEAVEILRELNRRGIACDIVTGSIRSNLEAVMSDEEFALFRHIYTPAEYGKGKPAPDPYATALRGSGLSAEECLVLENAPLGIRSAKAAGLRTAAITTTLPPQYLSEADHVIHGFAEFLPLLEF encoded by the coding sequence ATGATCAAGGCGGTTTTCTTCGACTTTGACGGAACGTTGATAGATTCGATTCCCGCACATGTTATCGCGTGGGAACAAATTCTCGGTGAAATCGGTATCCATCTTGACGACCACTACGTTCAAATGAACGAAGGGGAAAAGGCCGAAGATACGGTTGCGAGGCTGCTTGCCGAACATGGACTTGATTATTCGGCGGAACAGCAGGAGGCCTTAATCGAGAAGAAGCGGATGCTTTATCGATCAATGGCACCGAAAGGCCTGATTCCGGAGGCCGTCGAGATCCTTCGTGAATTGAATCGCAGGGGAATCGCATGCGACATTGTGACAGGGTCGATCCGGAGTAATCTGGAAGCGGTCATGTCGGACGAAGAGTTCGCGCTGTTCAGACATATTTATACACCGGCAGAGTATGGCAAAGGCAAGCCCGCGCCGGATCCCTATGCAACAGCTCTGCGCGGATCCGGATTGTCCGCCGAGGAATGTCTGGTGCTCGAGAATGCGCCGCTCGGCATTCGATCCGCGAAGGCCGCCGGACTGAGAACGGCGGCAATTACCACAACTTTACCTCCGCAATACTTGAGTGAAGCCGATCACGTCATTCACGGATTTGCGGAATTTCTACCCTTACTGGAGTTTTGA
- the coaD gene encoding pantetheine-phosphate adenylyltransferase translates to MKTAIYPGTFDPITYGHLDVIERAAGLFDKVIVTLAVHSQKSPLFSTDERKELIQKSIEHLPNVAVDACHGLLVEFAESKNACAIIRGLRAVSDFDYEFQIALANRVLSPKISTVFLMPGEHYTYLNSSIVREVARLGGSVDSFVPPHVVEALRRRYGKTRA, encoded by the coding sequence ATGAAAACTGCTATTTATCCGGGCACGTTCGATCCGATAACCTATGGTCATCTTGATGTTATCGAGAGAGCGGCCGGGCTATTCGACAAAGTAATCGTTACGCTTGCTGTTCACTCTCAGAAATCGCCGCTGTTTTCGACCGACGAGCGGAAGGAACTCATTCAGAAGTCTATCGAACACCTGCCCAATGTGGCGGTGGACGCGTGCCACGGGCTTCTTGTGGAGTTTGCGGAGAGCAAAAATGCGTGTGCCATCATCCGGGGTTTGAGAGCGGTATCGGACTTTGATTATGAGTTTCAGATCGCGCTGGCGAATCGTGTGCTTTCTCCGAAGATTTCCACCGTGTTCCTGATGCCGGGCGAGCACTACACATATCTGAACAGCTCCATTGTGCGCGAAGTTGCCCGATTGGGAGGGTCGGTCGACAGTTTCGTGCCGCCGCATGTTGTGGAAGCACTGCGACGAAGGTACGGGAAAACCCGCGCGTGA
- a CDS encoding ATP-binding protein, producing the protein MTRPKRIEVLTIPSSVDQIEKVDEFVEAFATGLGFEADALADIGICVTELVMNAIVHAHKEQADIPVTIEIEGKADGLRVSVRDFGPGFETTSLPDPTSPEHIFEDHGRGILIVKAMMDECKCIRLEDGMKIEIFKRLSNST; encoded by the coding sequence ATGACGCGACCGAAACGCATTGAAGTATTGACGATTCCCTCTTCGGTCGACCAGATTGAGAAGGTCGATGAGTTTGTTGAGGCATTTGCCACAGGACTGGGGTTTGAAGCGGATGCCTTGGCCGATATCGGTATTTGTGTGACAGAGCTTGTCATGAATGCCATCGTGCACGCGCACAAGGAGCAGGCGGACATTCCTGTTACAATTGAGATTGAAGGCAAGGCAGACGGCCTGCGAGTTTCCGTCCGAGATTTCGGACCGGGTTTCGAGACGACTTCACTTCCGGATCCGACGTCGCCTGAGCATATATTCGAAGATCATGGCCGCGGAATTCTAATTGTCAAAGCAATGATGGACGAATGCAAGTGCATCCGGCTTGAAGACGGTATGAAGATCGAGATATTCAAGAGATTATCGAACAGCACATGA
- a CDS encoding MFS transporter, with protein MNAKLAILFLTIFIDLLGFGLIIPALPFYAESFGASFITIGLLSASYSLMHFLFSPLWGRLSDQIGRRPVMLIGLAGSALAFLMFGLAKTLPMLFAARILAGILSSATLPTAQAYIADSTTVEDRAKGMGLIGAAFGLGFIFGPAVGGILTKYGYGFPALVAAGMSGLNFIWAVWKLPETLTRKSDESHRRLLSADALKLIYSTPVLAILIGIFFVQVYAFSQMEATFALFSEHRLGLDAQHVGWILAEVGIISAIIQGALLGKLVRAFGEVKLARTGLVLMAVGLVTTGIVTTTLQMVMAVPLLAIGSALMNPTINSLISKAAPPDKQGLTMGTAQSLAALARVFGPPSGTALFQFFGPSAPYLVGGLLMASVSWIRMSGRR; from the coding sequence ATGAACGCTAAACTCGCCATTCTGTTCCTGACGATTTTCATTGATCTTCTCGGTTTCGGGTTGATCATTCCGGCATTGCCATTCTATGCCGAGAGTTTTGGTGCAAGCTTCATAACGATCGGACTGCTCTCTGCATCTTATTCCCTGATGCATTTCCTCTTCTCGCCGCTGTGGGGAAGGTTGTCAGACCAAATCGGTCGCAGACCTGTCATGCTGATTGGGCTGGCTGGATCGGCGCTGGCATTTCTGATGTTTGGATTGGCCAAGACGCTGCCCATGCTCTTTGCCGCAAGAATATTAGCCGGAATCTTGTCCAGCGCGACTCTTCCCACCGCACAGGCATACATCGCTGACTCAACAACGGTCGAAGACCGCGCCAAGGGCATGGGACTCATCGGTGCTGCCTTTGGTTTAGGTTTTATCTTTGGACCGGCGGTCGGTGGAATTCTCACCAAGTACGGCTATGGTTTCCCGGCTCTCGTCGCTGCCGGAATGTCGGGGCTGAATTTCATCTGGGCAGTCTGGAAGTTGCCCGAAACCCTGACTCGCAAGTCTGACGAAAGCCATCGCCGATTGCTTTCAGCGGATGCCTTGAAGTTGATCTACTCTACACCGGTCCTCGCGATTTTGATCGGTATATTCTTCGTTCAAGTCTATGCCTTCTCGCAGATGGAAGCCACCTTTGCTCTCTTTTCCGAGCACCGGCTCGGACTGGATGCCCAGCATGTTGGATGGATTCTCGCCGAAGTGGGAATAATATCTGCCATCATTCAAGGAGCACTGCTGGGCAAACTGGTGCGTGCTTTTGGCGAAGTTAAACTTGCTCGCACAGGCCTTGTGTTGATGGCCGTCGGATTGGTGACCACCGGAATAGTAACGACAACACTACAAATGGTTATGGCGGTACCTCTGCTCGCCATCGGCTCCGCTTTGATGAATCCTACCATCAACTCTCTCATCTCGAAAGCCGCACCGCCGGATAAGCAGGGATTGACGATGGGAACCGCTCAATCACTCGCTGCGCTCGCTCGTGTATTCGGTCCGCCCAGCGGTACGGCGCTGTTTCAATTCTTCGGGCCGTCCGCGCCGTATTTAGTAGGCGGATTACTGATGGCCTCCGTGTCGTGGATAAGAATGTCCGGACGGCGCTGA
- a CDS encoding STAS domain-containing protein, producing MQMRSFWDQDVYVIELAGKLMGGPDSEGFHSQVKEAVQRGGRNVIVDLRGVDWLNSWGVGLLVSAYTTIKNSGGQLALVGCSPKVMTVFKMTRFDSVFIFADSVTGAVSKF from the coding sequence ATGCAGATGAGATCGTTCTGGGATCAGGACGTCTATGTCATCGAGCTCGCCGGCAAATTGATGGGCGGTCCCGATTCGGAGGGATTCCACTCCCAAGTCAAAGAAGCAGTGCAGCGCGGCGGCCGTAATGTCATCGTGGATCTGCGCGGAGTGGACTGGCTGAACAGCTGGGGAGTAGGACTACTGGTGTCCGCCTACACGACCATCAAGAACAGCGGCGGCCAGCTGGCGCTGGTGGGCTGTTCGCCGAAGGTCATGACCGTGTTCAAGATGACGCGATTTGATTCCGTGTTTATCTTTGCGGACAGTGTTACCGGCGCGGTCAGCAAGTTTTGA
- a CDS encoding SpoIIE family protein phosphatase, producing the protein MIDPHVPDHHLPGRVDAGLDATRSLAALEELERRVYEFLRVDDPAKLGTLQIEQLQSLLEEIGSARQNLRLQAEFERERQENAILQEVSLRLSSAADIRDVLRAILESLRQVVEFDAAGIFVFNKVMQQIEVDMLAGYGGAQRRRVYTKFQEGVKHGEGIVATVVFSGKPLYVPDVHKDSRYVEVRPTTQSELAVPIFVRDELIGAFNLESDKLDAFSERDLRTLLTFASHAGVALERARADRERQHTQRIAEELALARRIHTSFQPKVFPAFAPYDLGGMNFPSSEVGGDYYDFVNITEDDLGIIMSDVAGHGVAAALLMANFRACIRIESRAHYAIRTILERVNEFLVETNPPDSFVTAVYGVLNRKYNVLTYSNAGHNPPLLLRVGEEPRLLDTGGPILGVLPEAKYVEAQVELVPGDVLIFYTDGVTEARNEADEEFGLSRLIDVTLKHRSLSAYELARRISHEVHSFNVPDLTMDDLTLSVVKYDATETH; encoded by the coding sequence GTGATCGATCCGCACGTTCCAGATCACCATTTGCCCGGCAGAGTTGACGCGGGGCTCGACGCGACGCGTTCACTTGCCGCACTGGAGGAGCTGGAACGGCGGGTGTACGAATTTCTGCGCGTTGACGATCCGGCGAAGCTTGGTACGCTGCAAATTGAACAGCTGCAATCACTGCTGGAAGAGATCGGTTCCGCGCGGCAGAATCTTCGGCTGCAGGCTGAGTTTGAGCGGGAACGTCAGGAAAACGCCATTCTGCAAGAAGTCAGTTTACGGCTCTCCAGCGCGGCGGATATCCGAGATGTATTGCGGGCGATTCTTGAGTCACTCCGGCAGGTTGTCGAATTCGACGCCGCCGGAATTTTCGTCTTTAACAAGGTGATGCAGCAGATTGAGGTGGACATGCTGGCGGGCTACGGCGGAGCGCAGCGGCGCCGCGTGTACACGAAGTTTCAGGAAGGCGTCAAGCACGGCGAAGGTATCGTTGCCACCGTGGTGTTTTCAGGCAAACCGCTCTACGTGCCCGATGTCCACAAGGATTCGCGGTATGTCGAAGTCAGGCCGACGACGCAGTCAGAGCTCGCCGTTCCGATATTTGTGCGTGACGAGCTAATCGGCGCATTCAACCTCGAATCTGACAAACTGGACGCCTTCAGTGAACGGGATTTGCGCACCTTGCTTACGTTTGCCAGCCACGCCGGAGTTGCGTTGGAACGTGCCCGCGCGGACCGTGAACGGCAGCATACTCAGAGAATCGCCGAGGAGCTTGCACTCGCAAGGCGGATTCACACAAGTTTTCAGCCCAAAGTATTTCCGGCATTTGCGCCTTATGATTTGGGCGGAATGAACTTCCCGTCCAGCGAAGTCGGCGGTGATTACTACGACTTTGTGAACATCACGGAAGATGATCTGGGTATTATCATGAGTGACGTGGCCGGACACGGAGTGGCCGCGGCGCTTCTGATGGCGAATTTCCGCGCGTGTATCCGAATCGAGTCTCGCGCTCACTATGCCATTCGGACTATTCTCGAACGGGTAAACGAGTTTCTTGTTGAAACGAATCCACCGGACAGTTTTGTGACGGCGGTTTATGGCGTGCTCAACCGGAAATACAATGTGTTAACTTATTCGAACGCGGGGCACAATCCGCCGCTGCTGCTGCGGGTCGGTGAAGAGCCGCGGCTGCTGGATACGGGCGGCCCGATTCTGGGTGTGCTGCCTGAGGCAAAGTATGTCGAAGCTCAAGTGGAGCTGGTGCCCGGTGACGTCCTGATATTTTACACTGACGGTGTGACGGAGGCGCGTAATGAGGCCGACGAGGAATTCGGCTTGTCAAGATTGATTGATGTTACATTGAAGCACCGCTCTCTTTCCGCGTATGAATTGGCCCGGCGCATCAGTCACGAGGTGCATTCCTTCAATGTGCCGGATTTGACAATGGATGATTTGACCTTATCTGTGGTGAAGTATGACGCGACCGAAACGCATTGA